CGACGATGGGGATGACGACGGAGACGACGAGGAGAACTTCAAAATAATCTCGCAGAAACGCGGATAAACGAAGCCTTTGCAACAAATTCATACAGTGCCAAGACGGCGGCCCGGACGGACCGCCGTCTTGGCACTGTATGCGGGAGAACGCTAAAAGAAAATGATCTTGACGCAAAGTCCGTATGCTATAAAGAGGCTTAGAAAAACCGCCGCTGAGAGCGTATCCTTTTGAATACGCACATCCTCGCGGAAAGCGGGGCCGTCGTTCGTGTCGATGCGCCGCTCGACCGCCGTGTTTATGAGTTCGACGACGACTGGGGCGAGGGAGGCCAGAAAAACAAGAAAAACGTCGTCCGGATCGCAGTCAAAAAAGAAAGCAATCGCGACGAACCCGGCCGACGTCAGAAACTCATTGCGCACGGCCTTCTCCGTCATAAAAGAAACGCGCAGCCCGTTAAGCGAGTACAGCGTTTTGTTGAATAGGTTTCCGTTCTTCCACTGCTCCAACGCGCACACCCCCGGCGCTAATTATAGCAGAAGCCCAGCGCCCCTTCCCGCCGGCAATATAGTCCGGCGGCGCGTGCGTTTGTATATTTGCCTGCGTTTCGCTATAATAACAAAGTTGTATATCGTGGAGTTCCGAGCGGATTCCATTCTCTTTAGACGGAGGTTTTTTTATGGCGAACGACTATAAGGATACGCTGTTTCTGCCCAAGACGGATTTCCCGATGCGCGCGAACCTGTCGCAGAGGGAGCCGGAATTTCTGAAATTCTGGTACGACATCGACGTTTACGGCGAGCTGAAGAAAAAGAATAAGGACAAGCCCTCCTTCATTCTTCACGACGGGCCGCCCTACGCGAACGCGAGCATCCACATCGGAACCGCGACGAACAAGATACTCAAGGACTTTATCGTTAAATATAAATGGCAGCGCGGATACTTCGCGCCCTACGTGCCCGGCTACGACACGCACGGGCTTCCGATAGAGCTGAAGGTTCTGAAGGAGCTGAACGTCGGCAAGGACGAGATCTCGCCGGTCGAGCTGCGCGCGAAGTGCGCAGCCTACGCGCGTTCGTTCGCGGACGTGCAGACGGGGCAGTTCAAGCGTCTCGGCGTCATCGGCGACTGGGACCATCCGTACATGACGCTCGTTCCGGCTTACGAGGCGACGGAGCTTGAAGGACTCGCCGTGATGGTTGACAAGGGGCTGGTCTATAAGGGACGCAAGGCGATCTACTGGTGTACGGACTGCCAGACGGCTCTCGCCGCGGCTGAGATCGAGTACGGCGACGAGACTTCGCCGTCGATTTTCGTGGCTTACGAATACACCGACGCAGCGAAGGTGTTCCCGGAGCTTGCCGGAAAAGACGTAAACGTCATAATCTGGACGACTACGCCGTGGACTCTGCCCGCGTCGATGGCCGTCGCCGTCCATCCGCGCTACGACTACGGGTTCTACGAGTGCGGCGGCAAGGTGTATCTCATTGCCGTCGGCCTCAAGGGCGAGGTGGAGAAGGCGACTGGCCTCGAGCTCGGAGAGCCTATCCTCGTCTGCAAGGGGCAGCAGCTTGAATTTTCGCTCGCGAAGCATCCTTTCTACGACAGGGCCGTCCCGTTCGTGCTCGCCGACT
The window above is part of the Cloacibacillus sp. An23 genome. Proteins encoded here:
- a CDS encoding diacylglycerol kinase; this encodes MEQWKNGNLFNKTLYSLNGLRVSFMTEKAVRNEFLTSAGFVAIAFFFDCDPDDVFLVFLASLAPVVVELINTAVERRIDTNDGPAFREDVRIQKDTLSAAVFLSLFIAYGLCVKIIFF